CTGGGGAAAGATGTCCACACGCTCACACACAGGTATGAAAGGGTGAAAGGAAAGACCCCAGACTCTCCTTTGAAAAACCAGGACCTGCCCGGGGCTGTTCCCCGTCCCCTGACAGATGGAGGGAAGAGGCCCTGCAGGGgactggggcagggctggggacagtGTCAGGAGCACTTCCAGACACACACAGCCAGGGTCCCCCCGAAGTACAAGTAGAGGAGGTTCTTCACCTCATGTGTGATCTCAAACCCAAAGCCCTCGCCGATGACCACGTGCCAGGAGGAGCCGAACTTCTTGTCCATGGTCTCCTTGATCATCTTGGCAGCGCTCTGGAATGGAGAGGACACTCAtcaggggggaggaggaggcacaaGTCAACCTCCTCTCTGGGAAGCAGAAGTCTTGGCAAGAGAGGAGCCTGTGGCCCTGCTGCTGTTCTGCTTTGGAACCTGCAGGAAAGGTTTCCACCCtggctgcacccccacccctgccaggggCTATAACACAGGGACAGAAGAACAGACATGACCCCACCAGTCAGGAAGACAGTGGTGAGGGCGGGAAAGCAGACACAGGTCTGCAGACAGAGCTCTGGGTCTGagctctggctctgccccttaCGGCTTGTTTTTGGTGTCAGCACAGCCAGGGTGCTCCAGGCGGGTTGTCCCTGACAACCTGAGAGCCTAAGAGCACCTTGCGGATTGTATGGGATTGTATGCGACCATCCTCACTTCGAGGTGTCGGCTTTCCCTTCAGGGCACAGAAGGGCTTTTCCCTAATGGGTTTAGGGGCTCTGAGAAGAGAAGGCAGACTCCTTCCCTCAGTTATGGCAACAGCCCCCACTCCTTCCTGTGCTGGTTCTTTCAAGAAGCTTCTTATGGCACAATGtctagggaggggcagaggagcccGCCTTGGGGGGGCAGTCCCACGCTCAGGTGTGTGCTAGCACCAGCACTGTGCCCGCACCACCTTGGCACACATCCTCACGAGTGCCTAGGGAGGATGCAGCATCTGACTCCCCATTACAGACCAGGACACCGGGGCTCAGAGACGAGAAGGGGTTTGTCCAAGGTTAAAGAGCTTGGAAGGCTGCGGACAGCATGTGAACCTGGGCCTGGCTGGCCTGAGGCCCAAGCTCTCATGGGCCGGGGGCTGCCTCCCCACTGGCTGCCATGATACTTTCTCACTCATCCCCAGATTGATGAAGGGTGTTCCTGTGTCAATGCCGACTGGCCGTACCCCCAGCACCCAGAACAGTGACTGGCACGAGAGATGGTGTCTCACATCTTgtctgaatggatgaatggatatatgAATGAATGCCTGGCCAGGCGCTGTTCTCCACTGGGATGGAGCCAAGGGGAAAGGTACCCTATTCAGCAGGACTTCTGAGACGGGGACCCCAGGCAGGGCATTACGGAGAGCCCTCTGGGGCTGGGCATGACCAGCAGACCAGTGCCTGGAGACAGCACCAGCCTCTTCCCTTGCCGGCCTTCCTTGGGCTTTCAATGCTTCCAAAGGTGCTAGCCAGGTCCCAGTAAAACTCTCTGGAGCTGGATGTGCGGACTGGGGCCACTTGATTCACCCACGGGGGTCACCAAAGGCACAAGAGGCCGCCTGTACCGATGGCAATACCTCGTTGTTGTTGGAGAATTTCTCACAGGCCGTGACACATAGCTCCATGGTCTCCACTCGCATCTCCTCTGGCATGTCCGAATGCTAGAGACAGGGCAGGgggacaaacagagagaggcttAGCCCGTGACCTGGTCTTCTGGGCTGGCCTCTCTGTCCCAAGCTTAAGGCATGGACACTGGGTAGCTGCCCTGGCACAGCCCTGGGCAGAGCCCAGAGAGTGACCCATTTCCTGACTCGGGGTGTGTGGCTGGGGGACAGAGGGCACGGAATCCAGTAGAACCAAGTGGGCTCTAATGCCCAGGCCCCTCTGCAAGGGCATGAAGCTTCATCAGCATCACATTCCAGCCAGCAGACATGGGGAAGGAGGCTAGCCCAGGCAGGAGGGGATGCCGGTTACAGAAATAGCTTATAAGCGGCCCCAGAGCACAGCTGGATCTCACCTCAAAAGTGTGAAGAGACAGCTTGGCTGCTCTTGCCAGTCCTGGTTTTTCCTGCCTCTGGCTGTTCTCTCATCTACTATGCTggatccccctcctcctcctgaccGCGGGAGGATCCTGGGCTTCGTCTCCACCCCCTCTCTTCCCCAGCAATCTCGCCTCTAGGAGATCCCACCCTATCCTGTGGATTTGTGTATCTTCTACATGGGGAGGGTTCCCACATTCCCAgctataacctttttttttttttttttggctccagACTCCTATGTCCAGCTGTCTACTTGACAAGCTCACTAAGATGTTTAAAAGAGAACTCGATTTTCCCCACAAacctactcttcctccatcttcctaCTCTTGTAATTGACACCAATTTCTCATCTAAGCTCGGGAGTTAGCTTGACTATCGCGGGCCCTCGTACTTGGCTCCCAATGCGCCAGTGAGTTCTACTGCCTCGACCTGACTGTGACCATGTCCACCTCCACTCCATGACCTCGACCCAGTCACCCCCTCATCTCTCTGGGCCCCTGCAGTAGCATCCTCATTGGTCTCCCCCTTTCCACTCTGGTCCCCTAAAACCCATTCTCCTTACAACAGCTGGagtgatcttttatttattttttttattattatttttttatgtaggatagtcacagagagagagagaggcagagacacaggcagagggagaagcaggctccatgcaccgggagcccgatgtgggattcgatcccgggtctccaggatcggccctgggccaaaggcaggcgctaaaccgctgcgccacccagggatccctggagtgatcttttaaaaaccaaacgGGTCGGTCACATTACTCCTCTGTTTAAAACATCCACggtgggcagcccgggcggctcagtggtttagtgccaccttcagcccagggcgtgatcctggagacctgggatcgagtcccacgtcgggctccctgcatggagcctgcttctccctctgcctgtgtctctgcctctctctctccctgtgtctctcatgaataaataaat
This Vulpes vulpes isolate BD-2025 unplaced genomic scaffold, VulVul3 u000000677, whole genome shotgun sequence DNA region includes the following protein-coding sequences:
- the DNAL4 gene encoding dynein axonemal light chain 4, with the protein product MGETEGKKEEADYKRLQTFPLVRHSDMPEEMRVETMELCVTACEKFSNNNESAAKMIKETMDKKFGSSWHVVIGEGFGFEITHEVKNLLYLYFGGTLAVCVWKCS